One stretch of Niallia sp. XMNu-256 DNA includes these proteins:
- a CDS encoding DUF2892 domain-containing protein has protein sequence MIKIKPNIGILGALIRITLGLTVLSCSTAKMVKRPFFQTYFWTALLGAMHVAEGIMRYCPVTALFQQTNMSNPFEKMDGNQKTPKRESSEFGETVPTAK, from the coding sequence ATGATAAAAATTAAACCAAATATCGGTATTCTTGGAGCGCTTATTCGCATCACATTGGGGTTAACCGTACTTTCTTGTAGTACAGCAAAAATGGTAAAAAGACCTTTTTTCCAGACTTATTTCTGGACTGCCTTATTGGGTGCTATGCATGTGGCAGAGGGGATTATGCGCTATTGTCCGGTGACTGCTCTATTCCAACAAACCAATATGTCCAATCCATTCGAAAAGATGGATGGAAATCAGAAAACTCCTAAGAGGGAATCGTCAGAATTTGGTGAGACAGTACCAACAGCTAAATAA
- a CDS encoding adenine deaminase C-terminal domain-containing protein, producing the protein MLEQRYRWKNKQLREHVDVIEGKKSPSILLRNARYLNQTFRKWMTANIWIYDDRIVYVGEKLPQRLDGCEIVDCTNYLLVPGYIEPHAHPFRLYNPLTLAAYASQFGTTTMINDNLQLFLQIEKKKAFSFLREMRHIPTTMYWWARFDAETEMKDEEVTFSHSNVKSWLEHDAVLQGGELTGWPRMLDGDDMMLHWVQEAKRMRKKIEGHFPGASERTLAKMTLFGADSDHEAISGKEVYDRLMQGYMVSLRYSGIRPDLPRLLDEIHELGIDTYDRFMFTTDGSSADFYENGFIDNMIKIAIDKGVPVIDAYNMATINVARYYNIEYLHGNIATGRVANINFLQDERNPTPVSVLAKGIWVKRNGKKDVDLYDTLPWNEFDLEPVSMDWELEFSMEDLQFSMPFGIEIENTVITKPYSISIDASFDELKSRDESFFVFIDRYGKWRINTILKGFAERLSGLASTLSRTGDIILIGKNKHDMLLAFNRVKELGGGIVIAESGEIVKELPLPLKGLMSDKPIEELIAVHKGFRAYMKEKGYHFNDPFQTLLFLSTTHLPYIRITQRGLYDVKKKIVLFPTIMR; encoded by the coding sequence ATGCTGGAACAGCGCTATCGTTGGAAAAACAAGCAATTGCGAGAACATGTTGATGTGATAGAAGGCAAGAAATCACCAAGTATTTTACTGAGAAATGCTCGCTATTTAAACCAAACGTTTCGCAAATGGATGACTGCCAACATATGGATTTACGATGACCGCATTGTGTACGTGGGTGAAAAACTACCACAGCGATTAGACGGTTGTGAAATTGTTGACTGTACCAATTATCTACTTGTTCCCGGCTATATTGAACCACATGCCCATCCGTTTCGTTTATATAATCCCCTAACGCTTGCAGCATATGCATCACAGTTTGGGACGACAACAATGATTAATGATAACTTACAACTATTTTTGCAAATCGAAAAAAAGAAAGCGTTTTCCTTTTTGCGAGAAATGAGACATATCCCGACTACCATGTACTGGTGGGCTCGCTTTGATGCCGAGACTGAGATGAAAGATGAAGAGGTAACCTTTTCGCATAGTAACGTTAAATCATGGCTTGAACACGATGCCGTATTACAAGGGGGAGAACTAACAGGATGGCCACGTATGCTTGATGGAGATGACATGATGCTCCATTGGGTTCAAGAGGCAAAAAGAATGCGAAAGAAAATCGAAGGTCATTTTCCAGGGGCTTCGGAAAGAACATTAGCAAAAATGACTTTATTTGGTGCTGATAGCGACCATGAGGCAATATCAGGAAAAGAAGTTTATGACCGGTTGATGCAGGGTTATATGGTTTCGTTAAGATATTCAGGAATCCGTCCAGATTTGCCAAGACTATTAGACGAAATTCATGAATTAGGAATTGATACGTACGATCGCTTTATGTTTACCACAGATGGTTCATCTGCAGACTTTTATGAAAATGGCTTCATAGATAATATGATCAAAATTGCCATTGATAAAGGGGTACCGGTTATTGATGCTTATAATATGGCAACAATCAATGTTGCGCGTTACTATAATATCGAGTATTTACATGGGAATATTGCAACAGGTCGAGTTGCGAACATTAACTTTTTACAGGACGAAAGGAATCCAACGCCTGTTTCTGTACTAGCAAAAGGGATTTGGGTCAAACGGAATGGCAAAAAGGATGTGGATCTATATGATACATTGCCATGGAATGAATTTGATTTAGAGCCTGTATCAATGGATTGGGAATTAGAATTTTCAATGGAAGATCTTCAATTTTCGATGCCATTCGGAATAGAAATTGAAAACACCGTTATTACCAAACCTTATTCAATTTCAATTGATGCCTCATTTGATGAGTTAAAGAGTCGAGATGAATCATTCTTTGTCTTTATTGACCGTTATGGCAAGTGGCGGATCAATACGATATTAAAAGGATTTGCTGAACGCCTTTCCGGACTGGCTAGCACATTATCCCGAACAGGTGATATTATTTTAATCGGAAAAAATAAGCATGATATGTTGCTGGCATTTAATCGTGTGAAGGAATTGGGTGGAGGGATTGTCATTGCGGAAAGCGGTGAGATTGTAAAAGAGTTACCTCTTCCATTAAAGGGCCTGATGTCTGATAAGCCAATTGAAGAATTGATTGCTGTTCACAAAGGATTTAGAGCCTACATGAAGGAAAAAGGCTATCATTTTAATGATCCATTTCAAACCCTTCTCTTTCTCTCGACAACTCATTTACCATATATACGAATCACTCAACGTGGATTATATGATGTTAAAAAGAAAATTGTACTCTTTCCAACTATAATGCGTTAA
- a CDS encoding DUF3048 domain-containing protein, whose amino-acid sequence MWKRLIIVSVVCLLFFVGCNKKEALELEQRQDEVATEREKRTVPSQKNDEYPYQFPLTGIGSEEEIQGRAVAVMINNHPLARPQSGLNQADIVFELLAEGKVTRFLAIFQSEKPNKVGPVRSARKYYIELAKGYDSLFVAHGYSPEAEQMLKHGFIDHINGMQHDGTLFKRAKNRKAPHNSYIYFDDIVKGANKNNYDMNQAPNSLDFLSDKEIETLVGEQAISIDISYNDSAFNSKLEYDEDLKKYERYSAGKLTVDYDSDEPVLIDNLLVIETSHKVIDDAGRREIDLTSGGKGYLFQKGKMITVEWKNVEGRILPYYNGVKAELVPGRTWVNVIPKSSGLDGAISFQ is encoded by the coding sequence ATGTGGAAAAGGCTGATCATCGTTTCTGTTGTTTGTCTTTTATTCTTTGTAGGTTGTAATAAGAAAGAGGCTTTAGAACTGGAACAACGACAAGACGAAGTGGCTACAGAGAGGGAAAAGCGGACTGTTCCTTCACAAAAAAATGACGAATATCCGTATCAATTTCCTTTAACAGGAATCGGAAGTGAAGAGGAAATCCAAGGCAGAGCGGTCGCTGTTATGATCAATAACCATCCATTAGCGAGGCCTCAATCAGGTCTAAATCAGGCGGATATTGTTTTTGAATTATTAGCTGAAGGAAAGGTCACACGATTCTTGGCTATTTTTCAAAGTGAAAAGCCGAACAAGGTTGGGCCCGTAAGAAGTGCGCGAAAGTATTATATTGAACTTGCAAAGGGCTATGACAGTCTTTTTGTAGCTCACGGCTATAGTCCTGAAGCGGAACAAATGCTGAAACACGGATTTATTGACCATATTAATGGAATGCAACACGATGGAACTCTTTTTAAAAGAGCGAAAAACCGAAAGGCTCCTCATAACTCTTATATCTATTTTGATGATATTGTAAAAGGAGCAAACAAGAACAATTACGACATGAATCAAGCACCTAATTCTTTAGATTTTCTGTCCGATAAAGAAATAGAAACTTTGGTGGGAGAGCAGGCAATCTCGATTGATATTTCTTACAATGATTCAGCTTTTAATTCAAAGTTAGAGTACGATGAAGATCTAAAGAAGTACGAACGCTATAGTGCTGGTAAGCTAACAGTCGATTACGATTCCGACGAACCTGTTTTAATCGATAATCTTTTAGTGATTGAAACGTCACATAAAGTAATTGATGATGCAGGAAGACGCGAAATAGATTTAACAAGTGGTGGCAAAGGTTACCTATTTCAAAAAGGGAAGATGATTACCGTTGAATGGAAGAATGTTGAAGGTAGAATATTGCCTTATTATAATGGCGTGAAAGCCGAATTGGTTCCAGGTAGAACATGGGTGAATGTAATTCCAAAGAGCTCAGGACTAGATGGAGCGATTTCTTTCCAATAG
- a CDS encoding YerC/YecD family TrpR-related protein, translated as MQIDKLRGKELDQLFNAVLSLDNLEECYRFFDDLCTVNEIQSLAQRLEVARMLQEGNTYHTIETETGASTATISRVKRCLNYGNDAYEMALKRIKKQQEPEEEADK; from the coding sequence ATGCAAATTGATAAGCTAAGAGGAAAAGAATTAGACCAATTGTTTAATGCCGTTCTTTCTTTAGATAATTTAGAAGAATGTTACCGTTTTTTCGATGATCTTTGTACGGTAAATGAAATTCAATCATTGGCCCAACGATTAGAAGTGGCAAGGATGTTACAGGAAGGGAACACTTATCATACAATCGAGACGGAAACAGGGGCAAGCACAGCGACAATCTCACGGGTAAAGCGTTGTCTGAACTATGGAAATGATGCATATGAAATGGCGTTAAAACGAATTAAGAAGCAGCAGGAACCAGAAGAGGAAGCCGATAAATAA
- a CDS encoding heptaprenylglyceryl phosphate synthase produces the protein MYDFRDWRHVFKLDPNKTITDEALEKICESGTDAILIGGTDGVTLDNVLDLMARVRRYTVPCILEISSIDTVTPGFDLYFVPTVLNSRETKWITGLHQEAIKEYGFAMNWEEFVIEGYCILNSDCKAARLTNAHTELSKEDVAAYAIMAEKMFHLPIFYIEYSGTYGDPEVVAAVKNELEQTVLFYGGGITNQNQAKEMAALADVVVVGNIIYDDLKEALLTVQTVRDSIKK, from the coding sequence ATGTATGATTTCCGGGATTGGAGGCATGTTTTTAAACTAGACCCCAATAAAACAATTACGGATGAAGCACTAGAAAAGATCTGTGAATCAGGAACAGATGCAATTTTGATCGGTGGGACAGACGGAGTCACATTAGATAATGTGTTAGACTTAATGGCTCGTGTTCGACGTTATACCGTTCCTTGTATCCTAGAAATATCATCGATTGACACTGTGACACCAGGATTTGATTTGTATTTCGTCCCAACGGTGTTGAATAGTCGGGAGACAAAGTGGATTACAGGCTTACATCAGGAAGCCATTAAGGAATACGGGTTTGCCATGAATTGGGAGGAATTCGTCATTGAAGGCTACTGTATTTTAAATAGTGATTGTAAAGCAGCCAGGCTGACGAATGCACATACCGAATTATCAAAGGAAGACGTGGCAGCCTATGCGATAATGGCAGAAAAAATGTTCCATTTGCCAATCTTTTATATAGAATACAGCGGAACTTACGGCGACCCAGAAGTGGTAGCTGCCGTGAAAAATGAGCTTGAACAGACCGTTTTATTTTATGGTGGCGGGATTACAAATCAGAATCAAGCAAAAGAAATGGCGGCCTTAGCGGATGTCGTTGTAGTAGGAAACATTATTTATGATGATTTAAAGGAAGCTCTGTTAACTGTACAAACGGTAAGAGATAGTATTAAGAAGTGA
- the pcrA gene encoding DNA helicase PcrA, with protein sequence MNYLTDKLLNGLNPEQQRAVKTTDGPLLIMAGAGSGKTRVLTHRIAYLMVEKYVNPYNILAITFTNKASREMRERIQKMMGGTADQVWISTFHSMCVRILRRDIDRIGFNRNFTILDTSDQLSVIKQILKDKNIDPKKFDPRGILSSISSAKNELIDPEQYAKNAGDYFENVVSEVYTEFQKRLRKNQCLDFDDLIMTTIQLFKRVPEVLEYYQRKFQYIHVDEYQDTNRSQYMLVRLLAARFQNLCVVGDSDQSIYRWRGADIGNILSFEKDYPRAEVILLEQNYRSTKRILQAANKVISNNSSRKEKNLWTENPEGNKIEYFRADSEQGEAQFVVSKMKELMKQENRKYSDMAILYRTNAQSRVMEEVLLKSNIEYSIVGGTKFYDRKEIKDVLAYLRLIANPDDDISLQRVINVPKRGIGSTSFDKMANFAGNHDISIYQALDSVELIGLSPKITKATVQFRNLINGYTQMQEYLSVTELVEEVLDKTGYRDMLKAENTIESQSRLENIEEFLSVTKNFEENSEDKSLIGFLTDLALVADIDKLDDDGEQADAVVLMTVHSAKGLEFPVVFLIGLEEGVFPHSRSLMELEEMEEERRLLYVAATRAEERLFITNAQMRTLFGRTTMNAPSRFIKEIPEELIEGTSPSQKRREAAASRPISTSGSPLQSQRQPFSSRKAVMRPTVQDTGGNEAGWKVGDKAQHGKWGIGTVVSVKGEGEGTELDIAFPSPTGVKRLLAKFAPITKV encoded by the coding sequence ATGAATTATTTAACAGACAAACTGTTAAATGGTCTAAATCCGGAGCAACAAAGGGCTGTTAAAACGACAGATGGCCCTTTATTGATCATGGCAGGTGCCGGTAGTGGTAAAACACGGGTCCTCACCCACCGGATTGCTTATTTAATGGTAGAAAAATACGTGAATCCTTACAATATTTTAGCGATTACTTTTACGAATAAAGCTTCGCGCGAGATGAGGGAACGGATTCAAAAAATGATGGGTGGAACGGCTGATCAAGTATGGATTTCAACGTTCCACTCCATGTGTGTACGGATATTACGAAGAGATATTGATCGAATCGGCTTTAATCGGAACTTTACAATCTTAGATACTTCAGACCAACTCTCAGTTATTAAACAAATTCTAAAGGACAAAAACATTGATCCGAAAAAATTTGATCCACGTGGAATCCTAAGCAGTATTAGTTCTGCGAAAAATGAACTAATCGATCCAGAACAATATGCGAAAAACGCTGGGGATTACTTTGAAAATGTCGTAAGTGAGGTTTATACCGAATTTCAAAAGCGATTACGTAAAAACCAATGTCTAGATTTCGACGACCTCATCATGACAACCATTCAACTATTCAAACGAGTACCCGAAGTTCTCGAATACTACCAACGAAAGTTTCAATACATCCACGTCGACGAATATCAAGACACGAACAGATCTCAATACATGCTTGTAAGGTTATTGGCGGCACGTTTTCAGAATTTATGTGTAGTCGGCGATTCGGATCAATCCATCTACCGCTGGCGTGGAGCAGATATTGGCAACATTTTATCGTTTGAAAAAGATTACCCAAGAGCAGAAGTGATTCTGCTTGAGCAAAATTACCGGTCGACGAAACGAATTCTTCAAGCGGCGAATAAAGTCATTTCCAATAACTCAAGTCGTAAGGAAAAGAACTTGTGGACGGAAAATCCTGAAGGGAATAAAATTGAATATTTCCGTGCTGACAGTGAACAAGGGGAAGCACAATTTGTCGTTAGTAAAATGAAAGAATTAATGAAGCAAGAGAATCGAAAGTATTCAGATATGGCGATTTTATACCGAACCAATGCCCAGTCCCGTGTCATGGAGGAAGTTCTTTTAAAATCAAACATTGAATACTCGATTGTCGGAGGAACAAAGTTCTATGATCGAAAAGAGATCAAGGATGTTCTCGCTTATCTTCGTTTAATTGCCAATCCAGATGATGATATTAGCTTGCAAAGAGTTATTAATGTTCCAAAAAGAGGAATTGGATCAACTTCATTTGATAAAATGGCTAATTTTGCTGGCAATCATGATATTTCTATTTATCAAGCTCTTGATTCAGTAGAATTAATAGGATTGAGCCCGAAAATTACAAAGGCAACAGTGCAATTTAGAAATTTAATCAATGGTTATACACAAATGCAAGAGTATTTATCTGTCACTGAATTGGTTGAAGAGGTCCTTGATAAAACAGGTTATCGGGATATGTTAAAAGCAGAAAATACGATAGAATCTCAAAGTAGACTTGAAAACATCGAAGAGTTTTTATCCGTAACAAAGAACTTTGAAGAAAATAGTGAGGATAAAAGTTTGATTGGCTTTTTAACAGACCTCGCACTTGTAGCCGATATTGATAAATTAGATGATGATGGTGAACAAGCGGATGCGGTTGTGTTAATGACAGTCCATTCAGCAAAAGGGCTCGAATTTCCAGTTGTCTTTTTAATCGGACTAGAGGAAGGGGTATTCCCGCATAGTCGATCTTTAATGGAATTGGAAGAAATGGAGGAAGAAAGACGGTTACTGTATGTAGCGGCGACTAGAGCTGAAGAACGGCTTTTCATCACGAATGCTCAAATGAGGACCCTCTTTGGAAGAACGACTATGAACGCACCTTCCCGTTTTATTAAAGAAATTCCGGAAGAGTTGATCGAGGGGACAAGTCCAAGTCAGAAAAGACGTGAGGCAGCCGCTTCAAGACCTATATCAACCTCAGGCTCGCCATTGCAAAGTCAAAGGCAGCCGTTTTCTTCAAGGAAGGCAGTAATGCGTCCAACCGTTCAAGATACCGGTGGTAATGAAGCAGGTTGGAAAGTTGGCGACAAGGCTCAACATGGAAAGTGGGGAATTGGAACGGTTGTTAGTGTAAAAGGGGAAGGAGAAGGAACTGAACTAGATATTGCGTTCCCGAGTCCAACCGGCGTAAAACGGTTATTGGCGAAGTTTGCCCCGATCACAAAAGTATAA
- the ligA gene encoding NAD-dependent DNA ligase LigA — MERHNAEKRIEELRSLLNKYSYEYYVLDKPSVPDSEYDRLLKELQDLELEYPDLMTPDSPTQRVGGQILDMFRKVTHDIPMLSLGNAFNEADLRDFDRKVRQAVGDQYEYVCELKIDGLAVSLKYENGIFVRGATRGDGTTGEDITANLKTIHSIPLRLSQPLTLEVRGEAFMPKHSFLGLNMQRENNGEVLFANPRNAAAGSLRQLDPKIAASRKLDIFLYSIANAGGVNISSHSEGLDWLDTLGFKTNQERRKCDNIDEVIDYVNGWLERRPHLPYEIDGIVIKVNSFAQQEVLGTTVKSPRWSIAYKFPAEEVVTTLLDIELNVGRTGVVTPTAILEPVKVAGTTVGRATLHNEDLIREKDIRIGDTVVIKKAGDIIPEVVNVVLDQRTGEEVEFRMPTHCPECESELVRLEEEVALRCINPKCPAQIREGLIHFVSRNAMNIEGLGEKVIAQLFDEKLVEDVADLYRLEREQLLKLERMGEKSVSNLLQAIEKSKGNSLEKLLFGLGIRHVGAKAAKTLALEFQSMDRLVGTTVEELTSINEIGEKMADSVVTFFQQEEVLELIQELTVLGLNMEYTGVRPVVSSEDDESIFFGKTIVLTGKLEQLTRNEAKEKIEMFGGKVAGSVSKKTDLVIAGEDAGSKLKKAEELGITVWNEEKLVEELSRRN, encoded by the coding sequence ATGGAGCGTCATAATGCAGAAAAAAGGATAGAAGAGTTAAGAAGTCTATTAAATAAGTACAGTTATGAATATTATGTGCTAGACAAACCATCTGTTCCCGATTCTGAATACGACCGTTTATTAAAAGAGTTACAAGATTTAGAGCTTGAATATCCAGATCTGATGACGCCTGACTCCCCTACACAACGTGTCGGTGGCCAGATTTTGGATATGTTTCGTAAGGTTACTCACGATATTCCAATGCTTAGCCTGGGAAATGCCTTTAATGAAGCAGACTTACGAGACTTTGATCGAAAGGTCCGTCAAGCGGTCGGGGATCAATATGAATATGTCTGTGAATTAAAAATTGATGGTTTGGCCGTGTCGTTAAAATATGAAAATGGAATTTTTGTTCGAGGTGCAACTCGTGGAGATGGGACTACGGGAGAGGATATTACCGCAAACTTAAAAACGATTCACTCCATTCCATTGCGTTTATCACAGCCTCTCACACTTGAAGTACGAGGCGAGGCATTTATGCCGAAGCATTCATTTCTGGGTTTAAATATGCAGAGGGAAAACAACGGTGAAGTATTATTTGCCAATCCAAGAAATGCAGCGGCTGGTTCTTTACGACAACTTGATCCAAAAATAGCTGCATCACGTAAGCTAGATATATTCTTGTATTCCATTGCAAATGCAGGTGGTGTCAATATATCGAGCCATAGTGAAGGGCTTGATTGGTTGGATACTCTCGGCTTTAAAACAAACCAGGAACGTAGGAAGTGTGACAATATAGATGAGGTTATCGATTATGTCAATGGTTGGCTTGAAAGACGTCCACATCTTCCATACGAAATCGATGGGATTGTCATTAAAGTAAATTCCTTTGCTCAGCAAGAGGTTCTTGGAACAACGGTGAAAAGTCCACGTTGGTCGATTGCCTATAAATTCCCAGCGGAGGAAGTGGTCACAACATTACTGGATATCGAACTAAATGTTGGTCGAACGGGAGTCGTAACACCAACAGCCATTTTAGAGCCTGTCAAAGTCGCAGGGACAACGGTAGGAAGGGCAACCCTCCATAATGAGGATTTAATTCGTGAAAAAGATATCCGAATCGGTGATACAGTGGTGATTAAAAAGGCTGGGGATATCATTCCGGAAGTTGTGAATGTTGTTCTTGATCAAAGGACTGGTGAAGAGGTTGAGTTTCGCATGCCAACTCATTGTCCGGAGTGTGAAAGTGAGCTCGTTCGTTTAGAAGAAGAAGTTGCTCTCCGTTGTATCAATCCGAAATGTCCGGCCCAAATTCGTGAGGGACTTATTCACTTTGTTTCTAGAAATGCGATGAACATTGAAGGACTTGGTGAAAAGGTCATCGCTCAATTGTTTGATGAAAAGCTAGTGGAAGATGTCGCAGATTTATATCGTTTAGAGCGGGAGCAACTGCTGAAATTAGAGCGGATGGGAGAGAAATCTGTTTCTAATCTTTTACAAGCGATTGAAAAATCAAAGGGGAACTCACTTGAAAAACTCCTATTTGGACTTGGAATCCGTCATGTGGGGGCAAAAGCGGCGAAAACGTTAGCTTTAGAGTTTCAGTCAATGGACCGGTTGGTTGGAACAACAGTGGAAGAGTTGACATCAATTAATGAGATTGGCGAAAAGATGGCTGATTCCGTTGTTACCTTCTTTCAACAAGAGGAAGTCCTAGAGCTTATTCAAGAACTAACAGTTTTGGGATTAAATATGGAATATACAGGGGTTCGTCCGGTTGTATCAAGTGAAGATGATGAGTCTATCTTCTTTGGAAAGACAATCGTTTTAACTGGAAAATTAGAACAATTAACTCGAAATGAAGCAAAAGAAAAAATTGAAATGTTTGGTGGAAAAGTAGCGGGAAGTGTCAGCAAAAAAACAGATCTAGTTATTGCAGGGGAAGATGCGGGATCAAAATTAAAGAAAGCAGAAGAGTTGGGAATAACGGTTTGGAATGAGGAGAAATTGGTCGAAGAACTATCGCGTCGTAACTAA
- a CDS encoding CamS family sex pheromone protein gives MQKIIFIALSIVLILTGCAPNFNKQEEIVQDQQDSEEEQAIIPKYKISDEYYRTILPFKESQTRGLVVNNVSTKYNLNEFETGLMRVAMRNFDPDKYLFQEGQYLDKATVTSWLKRKYTPAQLETRNLTEEENLGLNPIDDEQGSIAERNEKNPIYLAHILEHNYLIKNDNGKVRLGGVVVGLALNSVHYYQKEAYGATFQTKIDHNKLVAEGRKIGEEVIKRLRAVEGLGEVPITIALFEQASKTSVVPGNFIAYAHANKGSSNLSDWKNIDEKYILFPSSEATEKHRDDVTSFSNFKQDVETYFPNFNGVVGRAFYMGGQLQELNIDIPIQFYGKTEAIGFTQFVTGKVMEHFPNYIAVQVNITSVLGPEALIVKDVDQKEPFVHIYK, from the coding sequence GTGCAAAAAATCATATTTATAGCACTTAGTATTGTTCTGATCCTTACGGGGTGTGCCCCTAATTTTAATAAGCAAGAGGAAATTGTGCAAGATCAACAAGATTCGGAAGAAGAACAAGCGATCATTCCGAAGTATAAAATATCGGATGAATATTATCGAACGATTTTACCTTTCAAAGAGTCACAAACAAGGGGCTTGGTCGTTAATAACGTAAGTACAAAATATAATTTAAATGAGTTCGAGACAGGCTTAATGAGAGTAGCGATGCGCAATTTTGATCCTGACAAATATTTGTTCCAAGAGGGGCAATACTTAGATAAGGCAACTGTTACCTCGTGGTTAAAAAGGAAGTACACCCCTGCTCAGCTAGAGACAAGAAACCTTACAGAGGAAGAGAACTTAGGGTTAAATCCAATTGACGATGAACAGGGGAGTATTGCTGAACGAAATGAAAAGAATCCTATATACTTGGCACATATTCTCGAACATAATTATTTAATTAAGAATGATAATGGAAAGGTTCGATTGGGCGGGGTCGTTGTTGGTCTTGCGCTAAATTCAGTCCACTATTATCAAAAAGAAGCATATGGGGCTACCTTTCAAACAAAAATAGATCATAATAAATTAGTAGCTGAAGGAAGAAAAATTGGTGAAGAGGTCATAAAGCGGTTACGTGCGGTCGAAGGGCTTGGTGAAGTTCCGATTACTATTGCGTTATTTGAACAAGCGAGTAAAACATCGGTAGTACCTGGAAACTTCATCGCTTATGCTCATGCTAACAAAGGAAGTTCAAATTTAAGCGACTGGAAAAATATTGATGAGAAATATATTCTGTTTCCATCAAGTGAAGCAACAGAGAAACATCGGGATGATGTGACTTCATTTTCGAACTTTAAACAAGATGTCGAAACGTATTTCCCAAATTTTAATGGTGTTGTAGGCCGGGCATTTTACATGGGAGGTCAACTACAGGAATTAAATATAGACATTCCTATCCAATTTTATGGAAAAACAGAGGCTATTGGTTTTACTCAATTTGTTACTGGTAAAGTGATGGAACATTTCCCTAATTATATAGCCGTCCAAGTCAATATCACATCTGTATTGGGGCCAGAGGCTTTAATTGTCAAAGATGTAGATCAGAAAGAACCATTTGTTCACATATATAAATAA